A single region of the Pseudorhodoplanes sp. genome encodes:
- a CDS encoding DUF2849 domain-containing protein, with product MTSPLERKLKITGPVVVTANRLSDGAVVYRTAEGTWSTSLEEALVVSTVPAATQLLSEALADDVGAVGAYVAPVDVNAGRIEPGNLRERIRARGVTFDLPVTFGI from the coding sequence ATGACATCGCCGCTGGAACGCAAACTCAAGATCACCGGTCCGGTCGTCGTCACGGCGAACCGGCTGAGCGACGGCGCCGTGGTCTATCGCACGGCTGAGGGCACATGGTCGACGAGCCTCGAGGAAGCGCTGGTTGTGTCGACGGTGCCGGCCGCGACGCAGTTGTTGTCGGAGGCGCTTGCTGATGATGTCGGCGCCGTCGGCGCCTATGTGGCGCCGGTCGACGTGAATGCCGGCCGCATCGAACCGGGCAATCTGCGCGAGCGCATCCGCGCGCGCGGCGTCACTTTTGATCTGCCGGTCACGTTCGGAATCTGA